A window from Mixophyes fleayi isolate aMixFle1 chromosome 12, aMixFle1.hap1, whole genome shotgun sequence encodes these proteins:
- the LOC142108331 gene encoding olfactory receptor 6C4-like, whose translation MVETNKTVVKEFILLAFADLHQFQNLLFVIFLLTYITCVMGNVTIIVLVRIEPSLHTTMYFFISVFSFLEIMFVSVTVPRLLSNLIAANNIISFNGCFTQLYVFGSLGVTECYLLLVMAFDRHLAINNPLHYPAIMTHALCIVLAVLPWIMGFAISLISTIITARLEFCGPNVINHFFCDFAPLQNLACSDPFISIISTSICAILIAVLPLIIIIGFFVNIIMTVSKIKTEEGKQKAFSTCTSHLIVTSLYYGTGIIVYVKPKGSHYDKYLAIMYTVFTPMINPFIYTFRNRDVKKVFRNSINRVIKQESPESDVHFK comes from the coding sequence ATGGTGGAAACAAACAAAACTGTTGTAaaagaatttattttattggctTTTGCTGATTTACACCAGTTTCAGAATTTACTTTTCGTTATTTTTCTGCTGACCTACATTACATGTGTCATGGGGAACGTTACTATAATTGTTCTTGTCAGAATAGAACCTTCTCTACAtactacaatgtatttttttattagtgtattcTCATTTTTAGAAATTATGTTTGTGTCTGTCACTGTCCCCAGACTTTTATCCAATCTAATCGCAGCTAATAATATTATATCTTTTAATGGATGTTTTACTCAATTGTACGTCTTTGGCTCCTTAGGTGTAACTGAATGTTATCTTCTCCTAGTAATGGCTTTTGACCGACATCTGGCTATTAACAATCCTTTACACTACCCAGCTATAATGACacatgctttatgtattgtgttgGCTGTTTTACCATGGATCATGGGATTTGCTATTAGTTTAATCTCCACCATCATCACAGCACGTTTAGAATTCTGTGGCCCTAATGTAATCAACCACTTCTTCTGTGACTTTGCTCCTCTGCAGAACTTGGCATGTTCAGATCCCTTCATTAGCATTATATctacaagcatatgtgcaatattaatTGCTGTTTTGCCTTTAATTATAATCATAGGATTCTTTGTCAATATCATAATGACTGTTTCAAAGATCAAGACTgaggagggaaaacagaaagccTTTTCTACATGTACATCTCATCTCATTGTAACCAGCCTATATTATGGTACAGGCATCATTGTGTATGTCAAACCTAAGGGAAGCCATTATGACAAGTATCTTGCTATTATGTACACAGTATTCACACCTATGATTAACCCTTTTATTTACACCTTTAGAAACAGGGATGTGAAGAAAGTTTTCAGGAATTCAATAAACCGTGTCATTAAACAAGAGTCACCAGAAAGTGATGTTCATTTTAAATAG